From one Acipenser ruthenus chromosome 21, fAciRut3.2 maternal haplotype, whole genome shotgun sequence genomic stretch:
- the LOC117428105 gene encoding protein strawberry notch homolog 1 isoform X2: MMMDPGQDLLLAALSESGISPNDLFDIGPLDAGLGAPLPSAGNQQSVPISALEQDLGAVTVKQGPALPPTPTVTVRKPQPSTTTFVLNQLNQLPSLGTIVVTKPSGTTSRQTITMAKIVHTSATTRPSYTSPVMRTTLTTPGKDQIQLKDLLRSSSLNELMKLKPPSNIAQPVATAATDLNNGVKKEVSNKDVARIWINDDIKMRSFSPTNKIPGIKEEEEPDEEDEEELGHAETYAEYMPMKLKVGLRHPDPVVETSSLSSVSPPDVWYRLSLSEEIIDRGWLSALQLEAITYTAQQHETFLPNGDRAAYLIGDGAGVGKGRTIAGIIYENYILGRKRALWFSVSNDLKYDAERDLRDIGAKNIQVHSLNKFKYGKISSKHNGSVKKGVIFATYSSLIGESQSGGKYKTRFKQLLHWCGEDFDGVIVFDECHKAKNVCPIGNSKPTKTGLAVLELQNKLPKARVVYASATGASEPRNMAYMNRLGIWGEGTPFKEFSNFIQAVERRGVGAMEIVAMDMKLRGMYIARQLSFSGVTFKIEEVPLTQDYVKMYNKAVRLWVAAREKFQLAANLMDAEQRMKKSMWGQFWSAHQRFFKYLCIASKVKRVVQLAREEIKNGKCVVIGLQSTGEARTLEALEEGGGELNDFVSTAKGVLQSLVEKHFPAPDRQKLFSLLGIDLSAKKTPSPNDCASTDNKGKKRKGQDTKKEAKKPRKSGGLGGSSSDESDSDSASAKEAESDNDSFKSVSSGEDDEDDFNPFRDESSEDDEDDPWLIRKDHKKTKDKKNKKKKKNIDPDSIHSALLASGLGSKRPAFSTPVANTTSSAPSIAKKDSESSSCVTSQDAVENAQQMKRELLDKLEKLAEELPPNTLDELIDELGGPDNVAEMTGRKGRVVSNDDGSISYESRSELDVPVEILNITEKQRFMDGEKNIAIISEAASSGISLQADRRVKNQRRRVHMTLELPWSADRAIQQFGRTHRSNQVTAPEYVFLISELAGEQRFASIVAKRLESLGALTHGDRRATESRDLSRFNFDNKYGRSALEIVMKSIVNLDSPIVSPPANFDGDFFKEIRHGLIGVGLINVEDRSGILMLDKDYNNIGKFLNRILGMEVQQQNALFQYFSDTLSAVIQNAKKNGRYDMGILDLGSGDEKVRKVESKKFLTPGYSTSGHVELYTVSVERGMSWEDSTRVWAEQSGPDDGFYIQIRNNKKTAILVKEVNAKKRLFLVYRPNTGKQLKLEVYADIRKKCKKVLSEDAKQHWIEQYNSSADTCSHAYWRGNCKKASVGLQCEIGLRCRTYFVLCGSVLSVWTKVEGVLASVSGTNVKMQIVRLRTEDGQRIVGLIIPANCVAPLMNILSSSDQSQQLAVQQQQMWQQLHPQSINHFSNT, from the exons ATG ATGATGGATCCAGGTCAAGACCTGTTACTTGCTGCTCTGAGCGAGAGTGGAATCAGTCCAAATGATCTCTTTGATATTGGTCCACTGGATGCTGGATTGGGGGCTCCCTTGCCATCTGCTGGTAATCAACAG TCAGTACCAATTAGTGCATTGGAACAAGACTTGGGAGCAGTAACAGTGAAGCAGGGACCAGCTCTTCCACCTACTCCAACTGTGACTGTTAGG AAGCCACAACCCTCCACCACAACGTTCGTCTTGAATCAGCTGAATCAGCTCCCATCCCTGGGAACAATAGTTGTGACCAAGCCTTCTGGCACAACATCCAGACAGACTATCACCATGGCAAAAATTGTTCACACCTCTGCGACAACGCGGCCATCCTACACAAGTCCAGTAATGCGCACTACACTGACCACACCTGGCAAGGACCAGATTCAACTAAAAGACCTCCTTAGAAGCAGCAGTCTCAATGAACTGATGAAACTGAAGCCACCTTCAAATATTGCTCAGCCAGTAGCAACAGCTGCCA CTGATCTAAATAATGGTGTAAAGAAGGAAGTCTCAAACAAAGATGTTGCACGAATTTGGATTAATGATGATATTAAAATGCGGAGCTTTTCGCCTACTAAC AAAATACCAGGAATAaaagaagaggaggagccagatgaggaggatgaggaggagcttgGCCATGCAGAAACCTATGCTGAATACATGCCAATGAAAT tgaaAGTTGGTCTGCGTCATCCTGACCCAGTCGTTGAGACAAGTTCATTGTCCAGTGTTTCTCCACCTGATGTGTGGTACAGGTTGTCTTTATCTGAGGAGATCATTGATAGAGGATGGCTTTCAGCATTGCAGCTTGAAGCAATTACATACACAGCACAG CAACATGAAACGTTCCTTCCAAATGGAGACAGAGCTGCCTATTTAATAGGAGATGGAGCTGGCGTAGGGAAAGGGAGAACCATTGCAGGCATCATTTACGAGAATTACATTTTGGGCAGGAAAAGGGCACTCTG GTTTAGTGTTTCCAATGACTTGAAGTATGATGCTGAAAGAGATTTGAGAGACATTGGAGCCAAAAATATCCAGGTCCATTCACTGAATAAG tttaaatatgGGAAAATTTCTTCCAAACACAATGGAAGTGTGAAGAAAGGTGTAATTTTTGCAACTTACTCCTCTCTGATTGGTGAAAGTCAGTCCGGTGGAAAATACAAGACCAGATTTAAACAGCTTCTTCATTGGTGTGGTGAAGACTTTGATGGAGTT ATTGTGTTTGATGAATGCCACAAAGCAAAAAATGTATGTCCAATTGGGAATTCGAAACCTACCAAGACTGGGTTAGCTGTCTTAGAACTGCAAAACAAACTGCCAAAAGCAAGGGTGGTGTATGCTAGTGCTACAG GTGCCTCTGAGCCACGGAACATGGCATATATGAATCGTCTTGGAATTTGGGGTGAAGGAACTCCATTCAAGGAGTTCAGCAATTTCATTCAAGCTGTGGAGAGAAG aggGGTAGGTGCCATGGAAATTGTTGCCATGGATATGAAGCTACGTGGAATGTACATTGCAAGACAGTTGAGCTTTTCAGGTGTGACCTTCAAAATCGAGGAAGTTCCTCTGACCCAAGACTATGTCAAGATGTATAACAAGGCTGTGCGATTG TGGGTTGCAGCCAGAGAGAAGTTCCAGCTGGCAGCAAACCTCATGGATGCAGAGCAACGGATGAAGAAGTCTATGTGGGGCCAGTTCTGGTCGGCACACCAAAGGTTCTTCAAATATCTCTGTATAGCATCGAAGGTGAAGAGAGTTGTGCAACTTGCTCGAGaagaaataaaaaacggaaaG TGCGTAGTTATTGGTCTTCAGTCCACTGGAGAAGCCCGCACACTAGAAGCACTGGAAGAGGGAGGTGGGGAGCTAAACGACTTTGTTTCCACAGCAAA GGGAGTTCTGCAGTCCCTTGTAGAGAAACATTTCCCAGCACCTGACAGACAAAAGCTGTTTAGCTTATTGGGAATTGATTTATCTGCTAAGAAAACTCCATCTCCCAATGACTGTGCCTCTACAGACAATAAGGGAAAGAAACGGAAAG GCCAAGACACAAAGAAGGAAGCAAAGAAGCCTCGCAAGTCTGGTGGGCTCGGGGGCAGCAGTTCTGATGAAAGTGACAGCGACTCTGCTTCTGCAAAGGAAGCTGAAAGTGACAATGACAGTTTCAAGTCTGTCAGCTCTGGGGAGGATGATGAAGATGACTTCAATCCTTTCAGAGATGAATCCAGTGAGGACGATGAAGATG ATCCTTGGCTAATAAGAAAAGATCACAAGAAAACAAAAGACAagaagaataaaaagaaaaagaagaatatAGATCCAGATTCTATCCACAGTGCCTTGTTGGCATCTGGTCTTGGCTCAAAACGACCGGCTTTTTCAACTCCAGTTGCTAACACTACAAGTAGTGCACCTTCCATCG CAAAAAAAGACAGTGAAAGTAGCAGCTGTGTAACTAGCCAGGATGCTGTTGAAAATGCCCAGCAGATGAAACGAGAGCTGCTAGACAAACTAGAGAAGCTTGCTGAAGAGCTGCCTCCCAACACTCTCGACGAACTGATTGATGAACTTGGAGGTCCAGATAATGTGGCAGAG ATGACTGGGCGTAAGGGCAGAGTTGTGAGCAATGATGACGGAAGCATATCCTATGAATCGAGATCAGAGCTTGATGTTCCAGTGGAAATCCTGAATATCACAGAGAAACAGAGGTTCATGGATGGAGAGAAG AACATTGCCATAATATCAGAAGCTGCAAGTTCTGGTATCTCATTGCAAGCAGACCGGAGAGTTAAAAACCAGAGGAGACGCGTGCACATGACTTTGGAGTTGCCCTGGAGTGCTGATAGAGCCATTCAGCAGTTTG GACGAACACACAGATCAAACCAGGTGACTGCTCCAGAGTACGTGTTCCTCATATCCGAGCTAGCTGGAGAACAGAGATTTGCATCAATTGTGGCCAAAAGGCTTGAGAGTTTG GGAGCCCTTACGCATGGTGATAGAAGAGCCACCGAATCCAGAGACCTAAGCAGATTCAATTTTGACAATAAG tatggTAGAAGTGCTCTGGAAATTGTGATGAAGTCCATTGTAAACTTGGATTCCCCAATAGTGTCACCCCCTGCTAACTTTGATGGAGATTTCTTTAAAG aaattCGTCATGGGTTGATTGGTGTTGGATTAATAAATGTGGAAGATCGTTCAGGAATCCTCATGTTGGATAAAG ATTATAACAACATTGGCAAGTTCTTGAATCGAATTCTTGGCATGGAGGTCCAACAACAGAATGCACTCTTTCAGTATTTCTCGGACACATTAAGTGCTGTAATTCAGAATGCCAAAAAGAATGGTCGATATGATATGGGTATTTTGG ATCTTGGCTCTGGGGATGAGAAGGTGAGGAAAGTAGAATCCAAGAAATTTCTTACTCCGGGATATTCAACCTCAGGACATGTGGAATTGTATACA GTAAGTGTCGAGAGAGGAATGTCTTGGGAGGATTCAACCAGAGTTTGGGCTGAACAGTCGGGACCAGATGATGGATTTTATATACAG ATCAGGAACAACAAAAAGACTGCAATCCTTGTTAAGGAAGTTAATGCCAAAAAGAGGTTGTTTCTGGTGTATCGACCAAACACAGGAAAACAGCTCAAACTGGAGGTCTACGCAGACATTAGGAAGAAATGCAAGAAG GTACTTTCTGAAGATGCCAAGCAACATTGGATAGAGCAGTACAATTCATCAGCAGACACATGTTCCCATGCCTATTG GCGAGGCAATTGCAAAAAGGCATCTGTAGGACTACAGTGTGAAATCGGTCTACGCTGCCGAACGTACTTTGTCCTGTGTGGTTCGGTACTGAGTGTCTGGACAAAAGTTGAGGGTGTTCTGGCCTCAGTGAGTGGAACAAATGTCAAAATGCAAATAGTTCGGTTAAGAACAGAAGATGGACAGAGGATTGTGG GTTTGATCATTCCTGCAAACTGCGTGGCTCCATTAATGAACATCCTTTCCTCCTCCGACCAGTCTCAACAGCTAGCagtacagcagcagcagatgtGGCAACAGCTTCATCCACAGAGCATTAACCACTTCAGCAACACATAG
- the LOC117428105 gene encoding protein strawberry notch homolog 1 isoform X1, translated as MMMDPGQDLLLAALSESGISPNDLFDIGPLDAGLGAPLPSAGNQQSVPISALEQDLGAVTVKQGPALPPTPTVTVRKPQPSTTTFVLNQLNQLPSLGTIVVTKPSGTTSRQTITMAKIVHTSATTRPSYTSPVMRTTLTTPGKDQIQLKDLLRSSSLNELMKLKPPSNIAQPVATAAKIIVLSTKMLNKPADLNNGVKKEVSNKDVARIWINDDIKMRSFSPTNKIPGIKEEEEPDEEDEEELGHAETYAEYMPMKLKVGLRHPDPVVETSSLSSVSPPDVWYRLSLSEEIIDRGWLSALQLEAITYTAQQHETFLPNGDRAAYLIGDGAGVGKGRTIAGIIYENYILGRKRALWFSVSNDLKYDAERDLRDIGAKNIQVHSLNKFKYGKISSKHNGSVKKGVIFATYSSLIGESQSGGKYKTRFKQLLHWCGEDFDGVIVFDECHKAKNVCPIGNSKPTKTGLAVLELQNKLPKARVVYASATGASEPRNMAYMNRLGIWGEGTPFKEFSNFIQAVERRGVGAMEIVAMDMKLRGMYIARQLSFSGVTFKIEEVPLTQDYVKMYNKAVRLWVAAREKFQLAANLMDAEQRMKKSMWGQFWSAHQRFFKYLCIASKVKRVVQLAREEIKNGKCVVIGLQSTGEARTLEALEEGGGELNDFVSTAKGVLQSLVEKHFPAPDRQKLFSLLGIDLSAKKTPSPNDCASTDNKGKKRKGQDTKKEAKKPRKSGGLGGSSSDESDSDSASAKEAESDNDSFKSVSSGEDDEDDFNPFRDESSEDDEDDPWLIRKDHKKTKDKKNKKKKKNIDPDSIHSALLASGLGSKRPAFSTPVANTTSSAPSIAKKDSESSSCVTSQDAVENAQQMKRELLDKLEKLAEELPPNTLDELIDELGGPDNVAEMTGRKGRVVSNDDGSISYESRSELDVPVEILNITEKQRFMDGEKNIAIISEAASSGISLQADRRVKNQRRRVHMTLELPWSADRAIQQFGRTHRSNQVTAPEYVFLISELAGEQRFASIVAKRLESLGALTHGDRRATESRDLSRFNFDNKYGRSALEIVMKSIVNLDSPIVSPPANFDGDFFKEIRHGLIGVGLINVEDRSGILMLDKDYNNIGKFLNRILGMEVQQQNALFQYFSDTLSAVIQNAKKNGRYDMGILDLGSGDEKVRKVESKKFLTPGYSTSGHVELYTVSVERGMSWEDSTRVWAEQSGPDDGFYIQIRNNKKTAILVKEVNAKKRLFLVYRPNTGKQLKLEVYADIRKKCKKVLSEDAKQHWIEQYNSSADTCSHAYWRGNCKKASVGLQCEIGLRCRTYFVLCGSVLSVWTKVEGVLASVSGTNVKMQIVRLRTEDGQRIVGLIIPANCVAPLMNILSSSDQSQQLAVQQQQMWQQLHPQSINHFSNT; from the exons ATG ATGATGGATCCAGGTCAAGACCTGTTACTTGCTGCTCTGAGCGAGAGTGGAATCAGTCCAAATGATCTCTTTGATATTGGTCCACTGGATGCTGGATTGGGGGCTCCCTTGCCATCTGCTGGTAATCAACAG TCAGTACCAATTAGTGCATTGGAACAAGACTTGGGAGCAGTAACAGTGAAGCAGGGACCAGCTCTTCCACCTACTCCAACTGTGACTGTTAGG AAGCCACAACCCTCCACCACAACGTTCGTCTTGAATCAGCTGAATCAGCTCCCATCCCTGGGAACAATAGTTGTGACCAAGCCTTCTGGCACAACATCCAGACAGACTATCACCATGGCAAAAATTGTTCACACCTCTGCGACAACGCGGCCATCCTACACAAGTCCAGTAATGCGCACTACACTGACCACACCTGGCAAGGACCAGATTCAACTAAAAGACCTCCTTAGAAGCAGCAGTCTCAATGAACTGATGAAACTGAAGCCACCTTCAAATATTGCTCAGCCAGTAGCAACAGCTGCCA AGATCATTGTGCTCTCAACAAAGATGTTAAATAAACCAG CTGATCTAAATAATGGTGTAAAGAAGGAAGTCTCAAACAAAGATGTTGCACGAATTTGGATTAATGATGATATTAAAATGCGGAGCTTTTCGCCTACTAAC AAAATACCAGGAATAaaagaagaggaggagccagatgaggaggatgaggaggagcttgGCCATGCAGAAACCTATGCTGAATACATGCCAATGAAAT tgaaAGTTGGTCTGCGTCATCCTGACCCAGTCGTTGAGACAAGTTCATTGTCCAGTGTTTCTCCACCTGATGTGTGGTACAGGTTGTCTTTATCTGAGGAGATCATTGATAGAGGATGGCTTTCAGCATTGCAGCTTGAAGCAATTACATACACAGCACAG CAACATGAAACGTTCCTTCCAAATGGAGACAGAGCTGCCTATTTAATAGGAGATGGAGCTGGCGTAGGGAAAGGGAGAACCATTGCAGGCATCATTTACGAGAATTACATTTTGGGCAGGAAAAGGGCACTCTG GTTTAGTGTTTCCAATGACTTGAAGTATGATGCTGAAAGAGATTTGAGAGACATTGGAGCCAAAAATATCCAGGTCCATTCACTGAATAAG tttaaatatgGGAAAATTTCTTCCAAACACAATGGAAGTGTGAAGAAAGGTGTAATTTTTGCAACTTACTCCTCTCTGATTGGTGAAAGTCAGTCCGGTGGAAAATACAAGACCAGATTTAAACAGCTTCTTCATTGGTGTGGTGAAGACTTTGATGGAGTT ATTGTGTTTGATGAATGCCACAAAGCAAAAAATGTATGTCCAATTGGGAATTCGAAACCTACCAAGACTGGGTTAGCTGTCTTAGAACTGCAAAACAAACTGCCAAAAGCAAGGGTGGTGTATGCTAGTGCTACAG GTGCCTCTGAGCCACGGAACATGGCATATATGAATCGTCTTGGAATTTGGGGTGAAGGAACTCCATTCAAGGAGTTCAGCAATTTCATTCAAGCTGTGGAGAGAAG aggGGTAGGTGCCATGGAAATTGTTGCCATGGATATGAAGCTACGTGGAATGTACATTGCAAGACAGTTGAGCTTTTCAGGTGTGACCTTCAAAATCGAGGAAGTTCCTCTGACCCAAGACTATGTCAAGATGTATAACAAGGCTGTGCGATTG TGGGTTGCAGCCAGAGAGAAGTTCCAGCTGGCAGCAAACCTCATGGATGCAGAGCAACGGATGAAGAAGTCTATGTGGGGCCAGTTCTGGTCGGCACACCAAAGGTTCTTCAAATATCTCTGTATAGCATCGAAGGTGAAGAGAGTTGTGCAACTTGCTCGAGaagaaataaaaaacggaaaG TGCGTAGTTATTGGTCTTCAGTCCACTGGAGAAGCCCGCACACTAGAAGCACTGGAAGAGGGAGGTGGGGAGCTAAACGACTTTGTTTCCACAGCAAA GGGAGTTCTGCAGTCCCTTGTAGAGAAACATTTCCCAGCACCTGACAGACAAAAGCTGTTTAGCTTATTGGGAATTGATTTATCTGCTAAGAAAACTCCATCTCCCAATGACTGTGCCTCTACAGACAATAAGGGAAAGAAACGGAAAG GCCAAGACACAAAGAAGGAAGCAAAGAAGCCTCGCAAGTCTGGTGGGCTCGGGGGCAGCAGTTCTGATGAAAGTGACAGCGACTCTGCTTCTGCAAAGGAAGCTGAAAGTGACAATGACAGTTTCAAGTCTGTCAGCTCTGGGGAGGATGATGAAGATGACTTCAATCCTTTCAGAGATGAATCCAGTGAGGACGATGAAGATG ATCCTTGGCTAATAAGAAAAGATCACAAGAAAACAAAAGACAagaagaataaaaagaaaaagaagaatatAGATCCAGATTCTATCCACAGTGCCTTGTTGGCATCTGGTCTTGGCTCAAAACGACCGGCTTTTTCAACTCCAGTTGCTAACACTACAAGTAGTGCACCTTCCATCG CAAAAAAAGACAGTGAAAGTAGCAGCTGTGTAACTAGCCAGGATGCTGTTGAAAATGCCCAGCAGATGAAACGAGAGCTGCTAGACAAACTAGAGAAGCTTGCTGAAGAGCTGCCTCCCAACACTCTCGACGAACTGATTGATGAACTTGGAGGTCCAGATAATGTGGCAGAG ATGACTGGGCGTAAGGGCAGAGTTGTGAGCAATGATGACGGAAGCATATCCTATGAATCGAGATCAGAGCTTGATGTTCCAGTGGAAATCCTGAATATCACAGAGAAACAGAGGTTCATGGATGGAGAGAAG AACATTGCCATAATATCAGAAGCTGCAAGTTCTGGTATCTCATTGCAAGCAGACCGGAGAGTTAAAAACCAGAGGAGACGCGTGCACATGACTTTGGAGTTGCCCTGGAGTGCTGATAGAGCCATTCAGCAGTTTG GACGAACACACAGATCAAACCAGGTGACTGCTCCAGAGTACGTGTTCCTCATATCCGAGCTAGCTGGAGAACAGAGATTTGCATCAATTGTGGCCAAAAGGCTTGAGAGTTTG GGAGCCCTTACGCATGGTGATAGAAGAGCCACCGAATCCAGAGACCTAAGCAGATTCAATTTTGACAATAAG tatggTAGAAGTGCTCTGGAAATTGTGATGAAGTCCATTGTAAACTTGGATTCCCCAATAGTGTCACCCCCTGCTAACTTTGATGGAGATTTCTTTAAAG aaattCGTCATGGGTTGATTGGTGTTGGATTAATAAATGTGGAAGATCGTTCAGGAATCCTCATGTTGGATAAAG ATTATAACAACATTGGCAAGTTCTTGAATCGAATTCTTGGCATGGAGGTCCAACAACAGAATGCACTCTTTCAGTATTTCTCGGACACATTAAGTGCTGTAATTCAGAATGCCAAAAAGAATGGTCGATATGATATGGGTATTTTGG ATCTTGGCTCTGGGGATGAGAAGGTGAGGAAAGTAGAATCCAAGAAATTTCTTACTCCGGGATATTCAACCTCAGGACATGTGGAATTGTATACA GTAAGTGTCGAGAGAGGAATGTCTTGGGAGGATTCAACCAGAGTTTGGGCTGAACAGTCGGGACCAGATGATGGATTTTATATACAG ATCAGGAACAACAAAAAGACTGCAATCCTTGTTAAGGAAGTTAATGCCAAAAAGAGGTTGTTTCTGGTGTATCGACCAAACACAGGAAAACAGCTCAAACTGGAGGTCTACGCAGACATTAGGAAGAAATGCAAGAAG GTACTTTCTGAAGATGCCAAGCAACATTGGATAGAGCAGTACAATTCATCAGCAGACACATGTTCCCATGCCTATTG GCGAGGCAATTGCAAAAAGGCATCTGTAGGACTACAGTGTGAAATCGGTCTACGCTGCCGAACGTACTTTGTCCTGTGTGGTTCGGTACTGAGTGTCTGGACAAAAGTTGAGGGTGTTCTGGCCTCAGTGAGTGGAACAAATGTCAAAATGCAAATAGTTCGGTTAAGAACAGAAGATGGACAGAGGATTGTGG GTTTGATCATTCCTGCAAACTGCGTGGCTCCATTAATGAACATCCTTTCCTCCTCCGACCAGTCTCAACAGCTAGCagtacagcagcagcagatgtGGCAACAGCTTCATCCACAGAGCATTAACCACTTCAGCAACACATAG
- the LOC117962465 gene encoding N-lysine methyltransferase KMT5A-B-like isoform X1 — protein MARGKAKTSVPSKGKPEDATRTTEEKGTKENTPEMNRDIILNGQPSIRSFLSPSKSGNTRCPLQDENSTTPSNEARCLGKCAVKNEIQKQDQDKKKTVNADATKFEEKEAKQCNGAVAVIASERECVAASVHSKADFSTQNSDDRSNVKKETPRKVKVKQSGRRGAESKGSQNRKVTDYYPIRRSSRKSKRELEFEEKKHIDELITCGIEDGMKVEHIEGKGRGVFATKHFQKGEFVVEYHGDLIEFTDAKKREGMYAQDPTAGCYMYYFQYLTKTYCVDATNETGRLGRLINHSKNGNCQTKLHDINGIPHLILVASRDIGKNEELLYDYGDRSKASLEAHPWLKH, from the exons ATGGCAAGAG GAAAGGCGAAAACCTCTGTCCCCAGTAAAGGTAAACCCGAAGACGCTACTCGGACCACAGAGGAAAAAGGAACAAAGGAGAACACGCCCGAAATGAACCGG GATATCATTTTAAATGGCCAGCCTTCAATACGCAGTTTCTTGAGTCCAAGCAAGTCTGGTAATACACGCTGCCCACTTCAAGATGAAAACTCTACCACTCCTAGTAATGAAGCAAGGTGTCTAGGAAAATGtgctgtaaaaaatgaaatacagaagcAAGACCAAG ataaaaagaaaactgtaaatgCTGACGCTACTAAATTTGAAGAGAAGGAAGCAAAACAGTGTAACGGAGCAGTGGCTGTCATTGCAAGTGAAAGAGAATGTGTAGCTGCTTCTGTACACTCCAAGGCAGACTTCTCTACACAAAACAGTGATGACCGATCCAATGTGAAAAAAGAGACTCCGCGCAAGGTCAAAGTAAAACAGTCAGGACGGAGAGG AGCTGAGAGCAAAGGTTCCCAAAACCGGAAAGTAACAGACTATTACCCAATCAGAAGAAGCTCCAGGAAAAGCAAAAGAGAGTTGGAG tTTGAGGAAAAGAAACATATTGATGAATTAATCACATGTGGGATAGAAGATGGGatgaag GTTGAACACATTGAAGGAAAAGGGAGGGGCGTGTTTGCTACTAAACATTTCCAGAAAGGAGAGTTTGTAGTGGAGTATCACGGAGACCTTATTGAGTTTACAGATGCTAAGAAAAGAGAAGGAATGTATGCACAAGACCCCACAGCTGGCTGCTATATGTACTACTTCCAATACCTGACTAAAACATACTG TGTGGATGCTACAAACGAAACTGGTCGTCTTGGACGGTtaataaaccacagtaaaaacgGAAACTGTCAAACCAAACTTCACGACATTAACGGAATACCTCACCTGATACTTGTTGCCTCTCGTGATATAGGAAAAAACGAGGAGTTGCTTTATGATTACGGCGACAGGAGCAAAGCTTCACTAGAAGCGCACCCCTGGCTCAAACATTGA
- the LOC117962465 gene encoding N-lysine methyltransferase KMT5A-B-like isoform X2, which translates to MARGKAKTSVPSKGKPEDATRTTEEKGTKENTPEMNRDIILNGQPSIRSFLSPSKSGNTRCPLQDENSTTPSNEARCLGKCAVKNEIQKQDQDKKKTVNADATKFEEKEAKQCNGAVAVIASERECVAASVHSKADFSTQNSDDRSNVKKETPRKVKVKQSGRRGAESKGSQNRKVTDYYPIRRSSRKSKRELEVEHIEGKGRGVFATKHFQKGEFVVEYHGDLIEFTDAKKREGMYAQDPTAGCYMYYFQYLTKTYCVDATNETGRLGRLINHSKNGNCQTKLHDINGIPHLILVASRDIGKNEELLYDYGDRSKASLEAHPWLKH; encoded by the exons ATGGCAAGAG GAAAGGCGAAAACCTCTGTCCCCAGTAAAGGTAAACCCGAAGACGCTACTCGGACCACAGAGGAAAAAGGAACAAAGGAGAACACGCCCGAAATGAACCGG GATATCATTTTAAATGGCCAGCCTTCAATACGCAGTTTCTTGAGTCCAAGCAAGTCTGGTAATACACGCTGCCCACTTCAAGATGAAAACTCTACCACTCCTAGTAATGAAGCAAGGTGTCTAGGAAAATGtgctgtaaaaaatgaaatacagaagcAAGACCAAG ataaaaagaaaactgtaaatgCTGACGCTACTAAATTTGAAGAGAAGGAAGCAAAACAGTGTAACGGAGCAGTGGCTGTCATTGCAAGTGAAAGAGAATGTGTAGCTGCTTCTGTACACTCCAAGGCAGACTTCTCTACACAAAACAGTGATGACCGATCCAATGTGAAAAAAGAGACTCCGCGCAAGGTCAAAGTAAAACAGTCAGGACGGAGAGG AGCTGAGAGCAAAGGTTCCCAAAACCGGAAAGTAACAGACTATTACCCAATCAGAAGAAGCTCCAGGAAAAGCAAAAGAGAGTTGGAG GTTGAACACATTGAAGGAAAAGGGAGGGGCGTGTTTGCTACTAAACATTTCCAGAAAGGAGAGTTTGTAGTGGAGTATCACGGAGACCTTATTGAGTTTACAGATGCTAAGAAAAGAGAAGGAATGTATGCACAAGACCCCACAGCTGGCTGCTATATGTACTACTTCCAATACCTGACTAAAACATACTG TGTGGATGCTACAAACGAAACTGGTCGTCTTGGACGGTtaataaaccacagtaaaaacgGAAACTGTCAAACCAAACTTCACGACATTAACGGAATACCTCACCTGATACTTGTTGCCTCTCGTGATATAGGAAAAAACGAGGAGTTGCTTTATGATTACGGCGACAGGAGCAAAGCTTCACTAGAAGCGCACCCCTGGCTCAAACATTGA
- the LOC131699042 gene encoding RILP-like protein 2 — MEDQDAAPALAFEKDAFELTVEDVYDISYVIGRDLLKISSGGKEVSDLQFKIVRVLELFETLVNKSNLSLEELKMERDNLKSEVERLLGDGSSDMQGTQTFGADKLVIDLKDPNRPRFTLQELKDVLQERNQLKTQLLLAQEELQLYKSGILPQSEQQAVEEEKAASTASNTKEEKTAIRKLFSFSRK, encoded by the exons ATGGAGGATCAAGACGCTGCACCCGCTTTGGCGTTTGAAAAGGACGCTTTTGAACTGACAGTGGAAGATGTCTATGACATTTCCTATGTGATCGGAAGGGATCTGCTCAAAATTAGCAGCGGGGGCAAAGAGGTTTCTGACCTGCAGTTTAAAATTGTCCGGGTGCTGGAGCTGTTTGAAACTTTAGTGAACAAGTCCAATCTGTCGCTGGAGGAGCTCAAAATGGAAAGAGACAATCTGAAAAGCGAGGTGGAGAGACTGCTCGGGGACGGGTCGAGTGACATGCAGGGCACG CAAACGTTTGGAGCAGACAAGCTGGTGATTGACCTGAAAGACCCGAACCGCCCCCGCTTCACCCTGCAGGAGCTGAAAGACGTGCTGCAGGAGCGCAACCAGCTCAAAACGCAGCTGCTGCTCGCGCAGGAGGAGCTGCAGCTGTACAAGAG CGGGATCCTCCCTCAAAGTGAGCAGCAGGCAGTGGAAGAGGAAAAGGCTGCCAGCACTGCAAGCAACACTAAAGAAGAGAAGACCGCAATAAGAAAACT gttttcaTTCAGTAGAAAATAA